In the Methylomonas rhizoryzae genome, one interval contains:
- the lpxA gene encoding acyl-ACP--UDP-N-acetylglucosamine O-acyltransferase, with protein sequence MTELIHPTAYVEPGAVLGDNVRVGPFAVVESGAVVGADSHIGAHAVVHGRVRMGSGNVLHPHAVLGGLPQDLGFDPSTDTWLEAGDNNVFREGFTAHRATKPGGATKIGSGCYFMNNSHVAHDCAVGDATVFANNVAIGGHVQVGRNVFMGGAVVVHQFCRIGSYAIVQGTTGINMDVIPYTLVGGRPAKHYRLNTVGLRRAGIIGERSRILSKAFRLLRNKSSLDGLQSTEELQYLKAWLQAESKRGMHGFVELGDKNHE encoded by the coding sequence ATGACCGAACTCATTCATCCCACAGCGTACGTAGAGCCAGGTGCGGTATTAGGCGACAATGTGCGGGTAGGCCCTTTTGCGGTGGTTGAATCCGGGGCTGTCGTCGGTGCCGACAGCCATATAGGCGCGCATGCCGTGGTGCACGGCCGCGTCAGAATGGGTAGCGGTAACGTATTGCATCCTCACGCCGTATTGGGCGGCTTGCCTCAGGATCTCGGTTTCGATCCTTCGACCGATACTTGGCTGGAGGCCGGCGACAACAACGTGTTTCGCGAAGGGTTTACCGCTCATCGCGCGACTAAGCCGGGAGGCGCCACTAAAATCGGCTCCGGCTGCTATTTTATGAATAACAGTCACGTGGCTCATGATTGCGCGGTCGGCGATGCTACTGTTTTTGCAAACAATGTGGCGATAGGCGGTCACGTACAGGTGGGGCGCAATGTGTTCATGGGGGGCGCTGTAGTTGTGCATCAATTCTGCAGAATCGGCTCTTACGCGATTGTGCAGGGTACGACCGGGATTAATATGGACGTCATTCCTTACACCTTGGTGGGTGGCCGGCCGGCGAAGCATTATCGCTTGAATACCGTCGGATTAAGACGGGCGGGCATTATCGGCGAGCGGAGCCGAATACTCTCTAAAGCCTTCCGCTTGCTTAGAAATAAAAGCAGTTTGGACGGCTTGCAATCTACCGAAGAACTACAATACTTGAAAGCTTGGTTACAGGCTGAATCTAAACGAGGCATGCATGGATTTGTGGAGCTTGGCGACAAGAATCACGAGTAG
- the rplS gene encoding 50S ribosomal protein L19: protein MSKIIQELETAQMKQDLPEFGPGDTVVVQVRVKEGNRERLQAFEGIVIAKRNRGLNSAFTVRKISHGVGVERVFQTHSPTVGGIEVKRRGDVRRAKLYYLRDLTGKAARIKEKLS from the coding sequence ATGAGTAAAATTATTCAAGAATTAGAAACGGCGCAGATGAAGCAAGATCTGCCTGAATTCGGGCCCGGCGATACCGTCGTTGTGCAAGTTCGGGTAAAAGAAGGTAACCGCGAAAGATTGCAGGCATTCGAAGGCATTGTGATTGCCAAACGTAACCGCGGATTGAATTCCGCTTTCACCGTGAGAAAAATTTCCCATGGCGTCGGCGTCGAAAGGGTATTCCAAACCCACAGTCCTACCGTGGGTGGTATCGAGGTTAAGCGCCGCGGCGATGTTCGTCGTGCCAAATTGTACTATTTGCGCGATTTGACCGGTAAAGCGGCGCGTATCAAGGAAAAATTGTCTTAA
- a CDS encoding cytochrome c peroxidase, whose amino-acid sequence MKSLVLVVLLALSTQSIAAVQPENVLAPGYTALSYMPATPGSYRLPVIEPAADGEVLTSEAKSVRLYDLMGDKLVLLSFIYASCSDVNGCPLATQVLHKISRQLQKRPELAKQLRLLTLSFNPQHDTPETMRRYGEGFKTGDFDWQFLTARDEQTLKPVLQAYRQNLQKIYDADGKFTGTYSHLLRVYLIDKNKDIRNIYSTDFLHADTVINDVETLLTVESRATGENNSSSEVLYRAGDDRQHYQDSDYRTHSLALAQRRGLPAKLIDFARKPPLGLPKLPVAYTELIDNATIALGRKLFFDRRLSLNNTFSCAMCHVPEQGFSSNEMATAVGIEGRSVRRNTPSLYNVAYARLLFHDGRENRLEQQVWGPLLAYNEMANPSIGYLIDKLKDSPDYKGWFEKAFKQGPSMETVGKALASYQATLNSADSPFDRWYFGKDKSALSPPALRGFRLFTGKAGCSSCHAIQKHSALFTDQLRHNTGIGYADVMLKEVGKQRLQLAPGVFVDVDSENLQGLNTGKANDLGYYEVSQNPTDRWAYKTPTLRNVALSAPYMHNGSLSTLADVVQFYNRGGQPNENLSPLIKPLGLSDAEVADLVAFLMALTGSNVGALVSDAFAAPVGN is encoded by the coding sequence ATGAAATCGCTTGTTCTTGTCGTGCTGCTGGCGCTAAGTACCCAGTCAATTGCTGCGGTGCAACCGGAAAACGTATTGGCGCCCGGATATACCGCGTTGAGCTACATGCCGGCGACTCCGGGGAGTTATCGCTTACCGGTCATCGAGCCCGCCGCCGATGGTGAGGTGTTGACCAGCGAGGCTAAGTCCGTGCGCTTATACGATTTAATGGGTGACAAACTGGTGTTGCTTAGCTTTATTTACGCCAGCTGTAGTGACGTGAACGGTTGCCCGTTGGCCACCCAGGTCTTGCATAAAATCAGCCGGCAATTGCAAAAACGGCCGGAACTGGCTAAGCAGTTGCGTTTGCTGACCTTGAGCTTCAATCCGCAACACGATACGCCGGAAACGATGCGCCGTTACGGCGAAGGCTTTAAAACCGGTGATTTCGATTGGCAGTTCCTAACCGCTCGTGATGAGCAAACTCTGAAGCCGGTTTTGCAAGCCTATCGGCAAAATCTGCAGAAAATTTACGATGCGGACGGCAAATTCACCGGCACCTATTCGCATTTGCTTAGGGTCTATTTAATCGATAAAAACAAAGATATCCGCAATATTTACAGCACCGACTTTTTGCACGCCGATACCGTCATCAACGACGTCGAAACACTGTTGACTGTCGAGTCTAGAGCCACCGGCGAAAATAACAGCAGTTCGGAGGTCTTGTACCGGGCCGGCGACGACAGGCAACATTACCAAGATAGCGATTACCGTACTCACTCGCTGGCTTTGGCGCAGCGCCGAGGGTTGCCTGCCAAATTGATAGATTTCGCTCGCAAACCGCCTTTAGGATTGCCTAAATTACCGGTGGCTTATACTGAATTGATCGATAACGCCACGATCGCGTTAGGCAGAAAATTATTTTTCGATAGACGTTTGTCGCTGAATAATACTTTTTCTTGCGCCATGTGCCATGTGCCTGAGCAAGGTTTCAGCAGCAATGAAATGGCCACCGCAGTCGGCATCGAAGGCCGTAGCGTGCGTCGCAATACGCCGTCGCTGTACAACGTTGCTTACGCCCGGTTGTTGTTTCATGACGGTAGGGAAAACCGTCTGGAGCAGCAAGTATGGGGACCGCTTTTAGCGTATAACGAAATGGCTAATCCGTCTATCGGTTATCTGATCGACAAGCTGAAAGATAGTCCGGATTATAAAGGCTGGTTCGAAAAAGCCTTTAAACAAGGACCTAGCATGGAAACGGTAGGTAAAGCCCTAGCCAGTTATCAAGCTACGCTGAATTCCGCCGATTCGCCTTTCGACCGTTGGTATTTCGGCAAGGATAAATCGGCATTGTCCCCGCCCGCGCTACGCGGTTTTAGGTTGTTTACCGGTAAAGCTGGTTGCAGCAGTTGCCATGCTATACAGAAACACAGCGCACTATTTACTGATCAACTGCGCCATAATACCGGCATAGGCTACGCCGACGTAATGCTTAAAGAAGTCGGCAAGCAACGGCTTCAGCTGGCACCTGGCGTGTTCGTCGATGTCGACAGCGAGAATTTGCAAGGTTTGAATACCGGTAAAGCCAACGACCTGGGTTACTACGAAGTCAGCCAAAATCCGACCGACCGCTGGGCTTATAAGACGCCTACGCTGCGCAACGTGGCTTTAAGCGCGCCGTATATGCACAATGGTTCGTTGTCGACCTTGGCTGACGTGGTGCAGTTTTATAATCGAGGCGGCCAACCCAACGAAAACTTATCGCCGCTCATCAAGCCTCTAGGCTTGAGCGATGCGGAAGTAGCGGATTTGGTAGCATTCCTGATGGCTTTGACTGGCAGCAATGTTGGCGCGCTGGTTTCCGATGCGTTTGCTGCGCCGGTAGGCAATTAG
- the nudE gene encoding ADP compounds hydrolase NudE, whose translation MTKKMPIIHSQAVIAETRQFRIEALELEFGSGQTRRYERLARSGGNGAVLIVPMLSTDTVLLVREYAAGLHRYELGLPKGKIDAGEDRFAAANRELQEEVGYAANKLHHLHTVSLAPAYLEHMIDIIVAEQLFPQKLDGDEPEELEVVPWNINKIDALMASGECSEARSIAALYLTAEFLRNRQSNG comes from the coding sequence ATGACCAAAAAAATGCCGATCATCCATTCGCAGGCCGTGATTGCCGAAACTCGTCAGTTCCGGATAGAAGCCTTGGAGCTCGAGTTTGGTAGCGGGCAGACCCGACGTTACGAAAGATTGGCTAGGAGCGGCGGTAACGGCGCGGTGCTTATCGTTCCAATGCTTAGCACGGATACCGTATTGTTGGTGAGAGAATACGCCGCCGGTTTGCATCGATATGAGCTGGGTTTGCCAAAAGGTAAAATCGATGCCGGCGAAGACCGATTCGCCGCCGCCAACCGTGAATTGCAAGAAGAAGTCGGTTACGCTGCAAATAAACTGCACCATTTACATACCGTTTCGTTGGCGCCTGCTTACTTGGAGCACATGATCGATATCATTGTCGCCGAACAATTGTTTCCGCAGAAGTTGGACGGCGACGAGCCGGAAGAGCTGGAAGTAGTGCCTTGGAATATCAACAAAATCGATGCCTTAATGGCTAGCGGCGAATGCAGTGAGGCCAGATCCATCGCCGCCCTCTATTTAACCGCGGAATTTTTACGCAACCGCCAGTCAAACGGGTAG
- a CDS encoding response regulator — MKIITVDQSTAMADCCLAAGYEAECCTDEVKALHVVESMQPALILVNHALRGMETPDYLQMLQDSAPNASIVVVGQSLSDESVVQCLLVGAKGYLDLYQLPLYLPKLVDVLMRGEAWVSRKLVSRLLDAIRMMTAETQAV, encoded by the coding sequence ATGAAAATCATTACTGTTGATCAAAGTACGGCCATGGCGGATTGTTGTCTAGCCGCCGGGTATGAAGCCGAATGTTGTACCGACGAGGTTAAAGCCTTGCATGTCGTCGAATCGATGCAGCCGGCCTTGATATTGGTGAATCACGCCCTGCGCGGCATGGAGACTCCGGATTATTTGCAAATGCTGCAGGATAGTGCTCCGAACGCAAGCATCGTAGTCGTCGGGCAGAGTTTGAGTGATGAGAGCGTCGTGCAGTGTTTGTTGGTTGGGGCAAAGGGTTATCTGGACCTGTACCAGTTGCCGCTCTATCTCCCGAAGTTGGTTGATGTATTGATGCGTGGCGAAGCATGGGTGAGCCGCAAATTGGTGTCGCGTTTGTTGGATGCCATCCGGATGATGACTGCAGAAACGCAAGCCGTCTGA
- the trmD gene encoding tRNA (guanosine(37)-N1)-methyltransferase TrmD, with the protein MRFDVISIFPDMVRGAAGYGVTGKAIESGLIGLSVWNPRDYTYDKYQTVDDRPYGGGPGMVMKYQPLMEAVAAAKAGYSKGEVKRKVVYLSPQGLPITQGLLLDACGFDQLILVAGRYEGIDERFLDHCCDEEWSLGDYVISGGELAALIVIDAVSRLLPGVLGDEESARQDSHYNGLLDCPHFTRPEASELGKVPEVLLSGNHAQINRWRMKQSLGRTWQRRPELLEKLELTAEQLALLTEFKFEIEHLGCGNE; encoded by the coding sequence ATGCGCTTCGATGTGATCAGTATATTTCCGGACATGGTTCGGGGTGCTGCCGGATATGGTGTAACCGGTAAAGCAATCGAATCCGGCTTAATTGGTTTGTCGGTTTGGAATCCACGCGATTACACCTACGACAAATACCAGACGGTCGACGACCGGCCCTATGGGGGCGGTCCGGGCATGGTTATGAAATACCAGCCTTTGATGGAGGCGGTAGCCGCGGCGAAAGCCGGCTACTCTAAAGGTGAGGTTAAGCGAAAGGTTGTGTATTTGAGTCCGCAGGGACTGCCCATTACTCAGGGCTTGTTGCTGGATGCTTGCGGTTTCGATCAATTAATTCTGGTAGCAGGGCGTTACGAAGGAATCGACGAGCGGTTTTTAGACCATTGTTGCGATGAAGAATGGTCCTTAGGTGATTACGTGATCAGCGGTGGAGAATTAGCGGCTCTGATCGTTATCGATGCGGTGAGTCGCCTGCTGCCGGGGGTGTTGGGCGATGAAGAATCAGCCAGGCAGGACTCTCATTATAACGGTTTGTTGGATTGCCCTCATTTCACCAGGCCTGAAGCCAGCGAATTAGGCAAGGTGCCCGAGGTGTTGCTGAGTGGGAATCACGCGCAAATTAATCGATGGCGTATGAAGCAGTCCTTGGGGCGCACGTGGCAACGACGGCCGGAGTTGCTGGAAAAATTGGAACTGACTGCAGAGCAGCTGGCTTTGCTGACTGAATTTAAATTTGAAATTGAACATTTAGGGTGTGGTAATGAGTAA
- the xerD gene encoding site-specific tyrosine recombinase XerD, translating to MSGSAQIIEAFLSALWLEFGLSENTQAAYGSDLTLFDNWLKAKALYEVVPGDISEFLSERQRQGQSDRSAARMLSSLRRFYAYLLRENSIVSDPTQLIAAPRLSRLLPGSLSEAEVELLLQAPEISSNLGFRDRAMLELLYATGLRVSELVTISFQQVNFRQGCVRISGKGDKERLVPAGEEAMEWLERYLAGPRKAILGTRQSDALFVTARGGGMTRQAFWHIIKRYAEQAGIGKDLSPHTLRHAFATHLLNHGADLRVVQLLLGHADLSSTQIYTHVALHRLKELHTKFHPRG from the coding sequence ATGAGCGGATCTGCGCAGATCATCGAAGCATTTTTAAGCGCGTTATGGTTGGAATTCGGCCTTAGCGAAAATACTCAAGCGGCTTATGGCAGCGATTTAACGCTCTTCGATAATTGGTTGAAAGCTAAAGCGTTGTACGAAGTCGTCCCTGGGGATATTTCTGAATTTCTGTCGGAACGTCAGCGGCAAGGACAAAGTGACCGCTCGGCAGCGCGCATGCTATCCAGTCTGCGCCGTTTTTATGCTTATTTATTGCGTGAGAATAGTATAGTCAGCGATCCTACTCAGTTAATTGCCGCGCCCCGTCTCAGTCGTTTGCTTCCCGGCTCCTTGTCTGAGGCCGAGGTCGAGTTGCTGCTGCAAGCGCCGGAAATCAGTAGCAATTTGGGTTTTCGAGATCGGGCAATGTTGGAATTGCTGTATGCGACCGGTTTGCGGGTTTCGGAATTAGTCACCATTAGCTTCCAGCAGGTCAATTTTCGCCAAGGTTGTGTCAGGATTAGCGGTAAAGGCGATAAAGAACGGCTGGTGCCGGCCGGCGAAGAAGCGATGGAATGGCTGGAACGTTACTTGGCCGGGCCGCGCAAAGCGATCTTAGGTACCCGGCAAAGCGATGCGCTCTTCGTCACGGCGCGAGGGGGTGGTATGACACGTCAAGCATTTTGGCATATTATCAAACGCTATGCCGAGCAAGCCGGAATCGGAAAAGATTTGTCGCCGCATACGCTACGGCATGCGTTCGCGACCCATCTATTGAATCACGGCGCCGATTTGCGGGTCGTGCAATTGTTGTTAGGGCATGCGGATTTGTCTAGCACGCAAATTTATACTCACGTAGCCTTGCATCGACTCAAGGAATTACATACAAAATTTCATCCCAGAGGATAA
- a CDS encoding metallophosphoesterase family protein yields the protein MPYRIGIISDTHGLLRPEALAALQGCERILHAGDIGKPEVLQQLGELAPVTAVRGNNDKGCWAKELPLSINLTVGQVGIYLIHDLAELTIDPASTGINIVVSGHSHKPAIIERSGVSYLNPGSAGPRRFKLPATVAELTINANSLDMRIVKLAMNPKKS from the coding sequence ATGCCCTACCGCATCGGCATCATATCCGACACCCACGGCTTGCTGCGACCGGAAGCGCTGGCGGCGTTACAGGGCTGCGAACGGATTTTACATGCCGGCGATATCGGCAAACCTGAGGTGCTGCAACAGCTGGGCGAATTGGCGCCGGTCACGGCGGTGCGAGGCAATAACGATAAGGGCTGCTGGGCTAAGGAGTTACCGCTCAGCATCAACCTTACAGTAGGGCAAGTCGGCATTTACCTGATCCACGATCTGGCCGAACTCACCATCGACCCGGCGTCAACCGGAATAAACATCGTCGTTTCCGGCCATTCGCACAAGCCGGCGATAATCGAGCGAAGCGGCGTGTCGTATCTGAACCCCGGCAGCGCCGGGCCTCGCCGCTTTAAGTTGCCGGCAACCGTGGCTGAGCTGACGATCAACGCCAACTCGCTGGACATGCGGATAGTCAAATTAGCAATGAACCCCAAGAAAAGCTAA